Proteins from a single region of Macaca thibetana thibetana isolate TM-01 chromosome 4, ASM2454274v1, whole genome shotgun sequence:
- the GMNN gene encoding geminin, translating to MNPSMKQKQEEIKENVKNSSIQRRTLKMIQPSASGSLVGRENELSTGLSKRKHRNDQLTSTTSSPGVIVPESSENKNLGGVTQESFDLMIKENPSSQYWKEVAEKRRKALYEALKENEKLHKEIEQKDNEIARLKKENKELAEVAEHVQYMAELIERLNGEPLDKFESLDNQEFDSEEDTVEDSVGEDSEIGTCAEGIVSSSTDAKPCL from the exons ATGAATCCCAGTATGAAGCAGAAAcaagaagaaatcaaagagaaTGTAAAG AATAGTTCTATCCAAAGAAGAACTCTGAAGATGATTCAGCCTTCTGCATCTGGATCTCTTGTTGGAAGAGAAAATGAG CTGTCCACAGGCTTGTCCAAAAGGAAACATCGGAATGACCAGTTAACATCTACAACTTCCAGCCCTGGGGTTATTGTCCCAGAAtctagtgaaaataaaaatcttggagGAGTCACCCAGGAGTCATTTGATCTTATGATTAAAG aaaatccaTCCTCTCAATATTGGAAAGAAGTGGCAGAAAAACGGAGGAAGGCGCTGTATGAAGCACttaaggaaaatgagaaa CTTCATAAAGAAATCGAACAAAAGGACAACGAAATTGCCCGCctgaaaaaggagaacaaagaattGGCAGAAGTAGCAGAACATGTACAGTATATGGCAGAGCTAATAGAG AGACTGAATGGTGAACCTCTGGATAAATTTGAATCACTGGATAATCAGGAATTTGATTCTGAAGAAGATACTGTTGAGGATTCTGTAGGGGAAGACTCAGAAATTGGCACATGTGCTGAAGGAATTGTATCTTCCTCTACGGATGCAAAGCCATGTCTATGA
- the ARMH2 gene encoding armadillo-like helical domain-containing protein 2, with the protein MHLKDHWPFSTMANSRFSCRQIWVKMYGYFAGLCRHFQKYCCATVKGFFVKKKEKKIPSTETYFHKEKIVVLGQVLMNESLPIERRAQAAQKIGLLAFTGGPPAGKFAAEYMKEVAHLLQDEEVAPKIKILLLQSVACWCYLNPVSQKRAQSLQFIPILVSFFEGRFESTIKSEINSYLLLKFWTCYVLSVMTCNNLSYVKELKEHRVLKYHLQMLAAENWSGWTENFAEVLYFLIGFHRS; encoded by the exons ATGCACCTGAAGGACCATTGGCCTTTTTCCACAATGGCTAACAGCCGATTTTCTTGTAGGCAAATTTGGGTTAAGATGTATGGGTATTTTGCGGGGCTGTGTCGGCATTTCCAGAAATACTGCTGTGCCACTGTTAAGGGCTTTTTTgttaagaagaaggaaaaaaaaatcccttcaacTGAGACTTATTTTCATAAGGAAAAAATTGTTGTACTTGGTCAAGTGTTGATGAATGAATCCCTACCCATTGAGAGGAGAGCTCAAGCTGCCCAGAAAATTGGACTGCTGGCCTTCACAG GAGGACCACCTGCTGGGAAATTTGCAGCTGAGTACATGAAAGAAGTGGCTCACTTGTTGCAAGATGAGGAGGTGGCACCAAAAATAAAGATCCTGCTGCTTCAGAGTGTGGCATGTTGGTGTTACTTAAACCCTGTCAGCCAGAAAAGAGCCCAAAGTCTGCAATTTATTCCTATTCTCGTTAGTTTTTTTGAAGGCAGATTCGAGTCTACCAtcaaaagtgaaataaacagctACCTCCTCCTTAAATTTTGGACCTGTTACGTTCTCTCTGTCATGACATGCAATAACTTGTCTTACGTCAAGGAGCTTAAAGAGCACAGGGTTCTAAAATACCATTTGCAAATGTTGGCTGCTGAGAATTGGTCTGGATGGACAGAGAATTTTGCAGAAGTGCTGtatttcctaattggttttcacAGGAGTTAG